The stretch of DNA GCCGCAGACAAAAAAATGCTGGATATAGCCGAGTTATCTCAACAGCTTGATCGGCTCGCCAGTAAACCTTCTGAGGCCAAAGATTGGTCTCAATCACCTTACTCAGAAATGATTTCACATATTCTACAGCGCTATCATCAACGTCACAGAGAGCAACTACCAGAATTGATTTTACTGGCTCAAAAAGTTGAACGCGTCCATGCAGCTAAATTGACCTGTCCTCATGGCCTGGCGGAAAGACTGACCATTATTTATCAGGATTTAGAACAGCATATGATGAAAGAAGAGAGAATTCTGTTTCCAATGATCGAACAGGGAATGGGAACTCAGGCAGGTGGTCCCATCAATGTCATGGAGATGGAACACGATCAGGCGGGTCAGGATGTCGAAAAAATTAAACAAATAACCAATAATTTAACGCCTCCGGCTGAAGCTTGTAATACCTGGAGAGCGCTGTATAGCTCAACAGAAGAGTTTATTACTGACCTGATGGAACATATTCATCTGGAAAATAATATTCTTTTCCCTCGGGCTTTAGCAAACAAGTAATCCGGTAAATAAATCAGCCAGAGTAAAATAGACTCTGGCTGATATTCTGTCTGAATGCTACTTCTCAATAATTAGAGAATTTCCAGCAATTCCACTTCAAATACCAGTGTGCTAAATGGTGGAATAGAAGCTCCGGCGCCACGTTCACCGTAAGCCAGATGCTGAGGAATAGTTAACTTCCACTTGGAACCGACTGGCATTAGCGTTAATGCCTCAATCCAACCAGGGATCACACCGCTTACCGGAAACTCAGCTGGTTCACCACGTTTAACCGAGCTGTCAAATACAGTACCGTCAATCAGGCTACCGGTATAATGAACACGTACGCGATCCTGACGGGAAGGGATAGTACCTTCGCCCTGAGTCAGAACTTCGAACTGCAGGCCAGACTCGGTGCTGTTCACTTCGCTACGTTTAGCGTTCTCTTCTAAGTAATGTACGCCTTCCTCGGCCATTTTTTCCTGCTTATCACGGCGAACCTTATCGGCACGCTCATGAATTTCACGCAATGCGCGATGAACAACGTCTACTGGCACAGAAGGATGGTTGCCATGCAAAGCATCCGTTAAACCGGCTAACAGCGCTTCTGGCACCAGTCCTTCTAAACCGGACTCCTGGAGCTGTTGCCCAACCTGCAAACCAATACCGTAACTGGCCTGTGATTCTACGCTGTCAAAAGATGGCTTTGTCATTATGTTTCCTCAGAAAATAGCCTTAGAAAATAGATCTGGAAAGATAAACAGAGGCGAAGCATACCACAGGAAATCCGGCAGAATAAACGACAACAACAAAGCATTGCCTGAATTATATCTGTGCTTCCTCATGTTGCACTGCTTCTTGCGCTATTCTCCCTTTGGTCAGCCACCAG from Limnobaculum xujianqingii encodes:
- the fklB gene encoding FKBP-type peptidyl-prolyl cis-trans isomerase produces the protein MTKPSFDSVESQASYGIGLQVGQQLQESGLEGLVPEALLAGLTDALHGNHPSVPVDVVHRALREIHERADKVRRDKQEKMAEEGVHYLEENAKRSEVNSTESGLQFEVLTQGEGTIPSRQDRVRVHYTGSLIDGTVFDSSVKRGEPAEFPVSGVIPGWIEALTLMPVGSKWKLTIPQHLAYGERGAGASIPPFSTLVFEVELLEIL
- the ytfE gene encoding iron-sulfur cluster repair protein YtfE gives rise to the protein MEYASQSLGALAVAIPGATKLFRQYDLDFCCGGKQTLQRAADKKMLDIAELSQQLDRLASKPSEAKDWSQSPYSEMISHILQRYHQRHREQLPELILLAQKVERVHAAKLTCPHGLAERLTIIYQDLEQHMMKEERILFPMIEQGMGTQAGGPINVMEMEHDQAGQDVEKIKQITNNLTPPAEACNTWRALYSSTEEFITDLMEHIHLENNILFPRALANK